GGTGTCGAGCGGTCAGGTGGATGTGATCTGCAAGGCCATGGCGCGAGTGGCGCAGAACCCCGAGGTGGATCACCAGCAGCGCGAGCTCGCCGAGCGGCTGCTGGTCCACCAGGCCGCCGGGCTCACGCATAAGGAGCTGGAGACCGCGGCGGAGAAGGTCGAGGAGGTCATCAACCCCGACGGCACCCTGCCCAGCGACGAAGTCGCCACGGCGCGGCGAGGGGTGATGATCGGGCCCGAAGGCCGCGACGGCACCCACAAGATCTCCGGCGCCCTGACCCGCGAGGGCAAGGCCCTGTTCGATGCCGCGATCGGGCCGTTCACCGCACCCCACCCCGCCGACGCCAACGGCCCGGATGACCGCACCGCCGCCCAGCGCACCCACGACGGCCTACAAGACGCCTGCCAACGCCTCCTGGAGCTTGCCGGAGCGCCGGCGTCCGGCGGGACCGCTGCCACGGTGCACATCACCATCGACCTCGACCGGCTCATCGAAGCCATCGCGCGGCTACGCGACGACCCCTCCGGCCGCACGACCGCGCAGCAGGCCGCCGGCCGCATCGCCGGCGGCGGGCAGCTCACCATCAACGAGATCCTGCGCCTGGCCCGGGACGCGACCCTGATCCCGGTATGGATCAGCAACATCCACGGGATCGTGGCCTACGGCCGCGACCGCCGCACCGCATCGCCGGCCCAGACCCACGCCCTGATCGCCCGCGACGGCGGGTGCAGCTTCCCCGGCTGCCAAGCCCCACCCGACTGGTGCCAGCGCCACCACGTGATCGCGTGGTGGTCCGGCGGACACACCGACCTGGACAACCTCACCCTGGTGTGCGGGTATCACCACCGCGAATTCGAACGCCGCGGCTGGGCCGTGGACATCATCAACGGCATCCCCGTCTGGACCCCACCGGCGTGGCTCGACCCCGAGCAGAAACCGCAGATCAACGCCCGGATCAAGATCCCCTGCCACACCGAGATCACCCACCTCGCCGACAGTGTGAGGCAAGCTCAACGCGACCGTGCCGAGCGACAACGAGCCCTCGGCGGAGGCAGAGATCCCGGCGACCCCGCAGACCCGCTCGGGCTGCTCGGCGGGCTGCTCGATCCCGGCGAGGACATCGACGAGTTCATCCAGCTCATCGCCGCACACATCCCCACCGAACAACGCGACGCCTTCTACCGCGACGCCGCCGACCTCATCACCACCCACCTCCCCGCAGCCAGCACCCGCAGCTGAGCGAAGTCGAGGTGACGGCTGCAGGTGGCCGGGTGGACCACCCGTGCGGGCCGCCGACATCGACGCGTCCCGATCGGCGGGGCCGGCTGGGTTGGTTACTTGCCGGCGGCGGACTCGATTTCAGCGGCGTAATCGGGGACGGTGCGCTGCAGTTCGCGCGCGGGGCGCTCATAACCCTTCGACTTCGGGCGCTTCGGCAGCTTCAGCGGCGGACGCTGGATCTCTTCGTAGGGGACCTGGGTGAGCAGATGGGCGATCATGTTGATCCGCGCACGACGCTTGTCCTCAGCCTCGACGATGTTCCACGGCGCCTCGGGAATATCGGTGTGCACCAGCATCGCGTCCTTGGCCCGGGAGTACTCCTCAAACCGGTCCAGGGACTCGATGTCGGTGGGGGAGAGCTTCCAGCGGCGCATGGGATCTGTCAGCCGAGACTCGAAACGCTTGTACTGCTCCTTCTCGCTCACCGAGAACCAGTACTTGTGCAGCATGATGCCATCCTCGACGAGCATCCGCTCGAAGATCGGGCACTGATGCAGAAAGCGCTGGTACTCCGACGACGTGCAGTAACCCATCACATGCTCGACGCCGGCGCGGTTGTACCAGCTGCGGTCGAACAGGACGATCTCGCCGGCGGCTGGCAGCTCAGCGACATATCGCTGGAAGTACCACTGGGTCTTCTGCCGCTCGGTCGGTGTCGGCAGCGCGGCAATCCGGGTCAGGCGGGGGTTGAGGTACTCGGCCACCCGCTTGATCGTGCCGCCCTTGCCCGCAGCGTCCCGACCCTCGAAGAGAACGACGACGCGCGCCCCAGTGGTCTTCACCCATTCCTGCATGTCAACCAGCTTGGCCTGCAGGCGTAGGAGCTCGGTCTCGTAGAGCTCCCTGTCCATGCGCTTCTTCTTGCCATTGCCATTCTCACCCGTCATTCCTCTGACGTTACGCGTTCGTTGGTTCCGCTGGCGCAGCGAGGTTCCGACCGGAGCCGCGCGGTGGGACAGTCAGCTGGCTGCGCGGCTGGCGAATCGTTCGACCCGCCAGCCGCGCAGCGCACTACTTCTCGTCGTCCTTGCGATCCAGATGCAGCACGAGCTGAGCTCCGTAACCGGCCGCCTGGACCAGGCGCAGACGCTCAAGGGCCGGGCTGTCATCCAGCAGCCGTGCACCGTTGGCCAGCGATCGCAGCGCCGCAGTCTCAGCCCGAGCCTCCTCGAGCCGCGCGGCCCCACGCTGCTTGGCCGATGCGACCTCCAACGCGGCCTCGCGCAGCGCGCCCGGCACGATGACGTCGCGGACGACGACCGCAGCGATCGCTCCGATCGCCTCCGCCGCCGGGGCAACCGAAGCGCTCAACGACGCCGAGTCGACTGCCGACCGGCCGATGACCTGCTCCAGGCTGACCGGTGCGACCGCCTCGCGGACGGCGATCTGCGTCGCGAGATAGAGCATTGCCTCCGGATCGGCCGCATACTCGAGAAAACGCTGCGGATCGCGCACCGACCACTGCACGGACGCCGACACCTTCACAGGCACTCCGTCGGCCGTGGGCACCTCCTGCGGCGCCACGGTCAGCAGTCGCTCACGCAGATCGACCAGTCGCACTCGATCGCGCGGCTGCTTGCGGTGCGCGCCGCTTCCGAGGACCGCCTGCAGGCGACCCTTCCGGTACACGACTGCGCTGTGGCGAGCCGGCACGTTGACCTTCAGTAGACCCATGACGATCCTCCTTCGTCGTTGTCGTTGTCGTTGTCGTTGTCGTTGTCGTTGTCGTGGGCATGTGGGGGACGACGCCGCCGTACGGCACGCACGACGAGCGGGGCCGGTCCGGCCAGCCGGCCGGCCGCAGGGCTCGTCGGGCGCGAGCGCCGTACGACGACGCCGGTTTCGGGAGTCGAACCCGATCGGCAGCTAACTGCCTTCACCAGGAGATGCGTTCCAAAGACGCATGCTGACCTCGACCGACATCACAGGACCGGGACGGGCGACAGCCCGCGGCTGCTAGATCGCTTGTGGACAGCCGAAACAGGTTCGCACCCGCGATGTCAGAACTGCAACTGAATATTCGATGCGCCGAAATGCCCGTGGGGTTGTGCCCGAACTCGGACACAACCCCACGGGCTGACTTCTGAACCGCTCGGCTACCAGCCGGACTCGTTGCTGGTGACCTTCTTGTGGACGACGTGCTCGGTCCAGAACGACACGAGCGGAATGGTGCCGCCAAGGACGACGAGCAGGGTCTGCACGATGGGCCACCGCCGCTTGAGCGCGAGCATCGCCGTGCACGCGATGTAGATCATGTAGAGCCAGCCGTGCGCGATGCCGATGATGGTGACCCACGTGCCGTTGTCGGCGAGGTACTTCAGCGGCATGGCGACGAGGAACAGCAGCGCCAGCGGCACGCCGACGATCCACGCGGAGATCCGGTAGTTGCGCAACGCGGTGCGGGTGCCGGCCTCCGGGTCGGAACGCTTGGCGCGCAGCGCCTCGCGCCTCGCGGCGAGCTTGTCATCGGGCTTCGTGCCGCGGGCGGCTGCGTCGTCAGCGAGCTTGTCGTTCACGTTCGTCACGTGTGGTTCCTAGGTGTTGGCTGCCTGCTCGTTAAGGCGGCGCAGGTAGTCGTTGTATGCATCGAGCTCGGGGTCGGCGACGTCCGGGTACTCGTCGTAGTGCGGGGTGGCGGTCAGCGCCTTGGGGCGGATGTCGTGGATGACCCGACCCGGATCGGGCTCGTCGTGCAGCAGCGGCGGCTGGTCCGAGCCGGGCGGGTGGTAAGCCAGCCAGATCGACTTGCCCCAGCCCCACAACCCCATCGCGGCGAACATCGGCCACTGGATGGCGTACAGCCAGTTCTGCCAGTCGCCGCCGGCCGCCTGAGCCTTGCCCCACTGCCAGCTGAACGCGAGCATGCACAGCCCGAACGCCACCACCACGAACAGGTGCCAGGCGATCCAACCGGGAGTGAGAATGCGGCGCACCCGTCCAGGGTACGCCGCACCCCGGGCGGCAGTCTCGGCGCCGAGATTCCGCAGGGAGACGCCGCGACGTCCGCGATTAGCGCTCGTTGTCGCTGATCTGCTTCTCGTGATCGCCGTCCGGCCCGAGGTCCATCTCCTCCACCGCCGGACGCAGCGGCGTCTCGGACGCGGCGTTGAACGCGTCGACGGACTCCGCGATCACCCGCACGGCCTCATCGCGCCCGACCCAATCAGAGCCCTCGACCATCTTGCCGGGCTCGAGGTCCTTGTAGTGCTCGAAGAAGTGCTGAATGGTGTCGAGCTCGGCCTGCGGGACGTCCGCGAGATCCTGGATGTGGTCCCAGCGCGGATCCCCGGCGGGCACACACAGCACCTTGTCATCACCGCCGGCCTCGTCGCGCATCTTGTACATCGCGACCGGGCGGGCCCGAAGGTGGCAGCCGGGGAACAGCGGCTCGGGCAGCAGCACCAGGGCGTCGAGCGGGTCGCCGTCGTCAGCGAGCGTGTCGACGAAGAACCCGTAGTCGGTCGGGTAGCCCATCGACGTGTAGAGGTACCGGTCGAGGGCGACGCGACCGGTCTCGTGGTCGACCTCGTACTTGTTGCGCGAGCCCTTGGGGATCTCGATGAGGACCTCGTACTCCACTGTGATTCATCTCCTGGCTGGCCGGCGGCACCCGGCGCTCGCCGGAGGGCAGCCCGATGGCCCGTAGTCTGGTTGCTGCTTCAGTGACCGACCAGTGCAGGACGACGATGGCCGAGACAGACCCGCGCGGGCCGATCCGCGGCTGGGCGCCGGTGCGTGCGCTGGGTAGCGCGGGCGCCGTACTGCTGGCCGCCGTGGTCGGCGTCGGAGGTGTCGTCGGTATCGCTGCTCTTGCCGGACCCACCAATTCTGACAGCGCGGCGGACGGCGGCGGAAGCCAGGCCACGCCCACCGTGTCGCTGCCCGCCAACCCCGCCCCACCGGAGGTGCTCGCCGGTCTCGACGCGAATGCCCCAACGCCTACCGCAGCGGGGATCCAGCAGGCGTTGGCGGTCCCCATGAGCGACCCGGTGCTGGGGACTCTGGCCGCGCAGGTGATCGACCCGGGCAGCGGCATCACCCTGCTCGAGCAGGGCGCCCAGACCGCCATGCAGCCGGGTTCGACGATGAAGCTCTACACGGCGGCGGCTGCCGCGAGCGTGCTCGAGCCGGGCATGCGCATCACCACGTCCGTGGTTCGCGGGACGAACCCGACCGAGATCACGATCGTCGCGGGCGGTGACCCGACGCTGAGCAGCCAGCCCACCTCGACGTACAACCCCGGCGCCGCGACCATCGCCCAGCTCGCCGAGCAGCTCACGGCCGCGGGCGTCACGCAGGTGACGAAGGTGACCGTGGACAACTCGGTGTTCGAGGGGCCCGCGACGGCGGAGGGCTGGGGCAGTGGTGACGCGCCGTCGACCTACGCCGCCCCGATCTACCCGGTGATGGTGGACGGCGGACGAACCGACCCGGCGGACGACCGTTCGATGCGGCACGGCGACCCGGACCTGGAGACGGCTCGTCAGCTCGCGGCCGCGCTCGGCAGCCCGGGCGCGGTGGTCGAGCGGGGCGTCGCCGACCCGACGGCGACACAGGTCGCCAGCGTCCAGTCGGCGCCCATCGAGCAGCTGATCGAGCAGATGATCGTGCACTCGGACAACGTGCTCGCCGAGTGCATCGGCCGCCTCGTCGCCCGTGAGCTCGGGCAGCCGGCCACCTTTCAAGGTGCGGTCGCCGCCGTCACCTCGACGATGACCCAGCTGGGCGTCGACCTCACCGGTTTCGCCGGGTACGACGCCAGTGGCCTGTCGCAGCTGAACACGACGAGCGCCGGGTCGATCGGCTCACTGATGTCGATCGTGTCCTCCGGCCAGCACCCGACGTTGGACGTCGTGGACTCTGCGCTCGCCGTGGCCGGTTACAGCGGCACCCTGTCCACTCGATACGAAGCGGGCTCGGCGACCGAAGGCGCCGGGCGGGTGCGTGGCAAGACCGGCACCCTGACGGGCGTCTCCTCGCTGGCCGGTACCGTGCTGACCAGCGACGGCCGGATCCTGGTCTTCTCCTTCATCTCCAATGGCGGGGGCGATACCACCGCGGTGCGTGCGGCCCTCGACGAGATCGCCGCCACGCTGGCCGCCTGCGGCTGTCGCTGACCGGTTCCTCGACGGGCCGGTCGTTCACCGCGGCACGGCCCGTTGGCGTCCGCCGCGGGTAACGTGACGCTCATGAGTGCAGAGGTCTTCATCGACTGGGGTGTCGCGGCCCGCTCGGCCAAGCAGCTCGTCAACCCCGGCCCGCGCGTGTCCCTCGATGAGGCGCGCGCCGCCGTCCGCGAGCTCGAGGACGCCGCGGCCCGGGCGGACGCCTATGTCAGCGAGGTCACCGGTATCGCCCATCCGGTGTACGACGCACCGACGGTCGTGGTCGACCGGGCGAGCTGGATCGACCTGAATGCCGAGTCGCTGGACGGGTTGATGGCCCCCCTGGTTCGCAAGCTCACCGCCAAGGCGAAGACCTCGGGGGTGGGACGCGCGATCGGGAGCCGGGTCACGGGCGCCGAGGCTGGCGTGCTGCTGTCGTTCATGGCCAGCCGGGTGCTCGGGCAGTACGACGTCTTCGGCCGTGAGGGAGGCAGGTTGCTGCTGGTCGCGCCGAACGTGATCGACGCCGAGCAGAAGATGGACGTGGACCCTCGCGACTTCCGCTTGTGGGTGTGCATCCACGAGGTCACGCACCGGCTGCAGTTCACCGCGAACCCGTGGCTGGAGGGTTACATGCGGGGGCTGATCGAGGAGTTCGTGGAGGTCTCCAACCTCGATCCGGACTCGGTCCGTGACCAGCTCAAGGAGCTCGCCAGCAACATCAAGGCGCGCCGGCTGTCCGACGATGATGACGACGCCCCGCGCGGTCTCCTGGCCCTGGCCGGATCCCCCGAGCAGCGGGACGTCCTCGACCGGATGACCGCGGCGATGAGCCTCTTGGAGGGGCACGCCGAGTACGTCATGGACGAGGTCGGGTCCGACGTCATCCCGACCGTCGCGTCGATTCGCAGGAAGTTCACCGCCCGCCGCAAGGGGCGCTCGCCGCTGGACCGCTTCTTCCGCAAGCTGCTCGGGCTCGAGGCCAAGATGAAGCAGTACGCCGAGGGCCGGCACTTCGTCGACGGCGTGGTCCGGGAGGTCGGGATGGCCGGTTTCAACCGGGTGTGGACCTCGCCGGAGACCCTTCCAACACGCGCCGAGCTCGGTGACCCAGCGGCGTGGATCAGCCGGGTGCGCCCGCACGGGCGCATCGATGCAGCCACCGACGTGACCGACGAGAACGGCAACACCACGCGGCACTTCACGGTGCCACGCAACCGTGACCACGTGCCGATGGGCGAGCAGACGACCGGCGAGGCCGAGATCATCGTCGAACGGCGCATCGAGGACAGGTAGGTGCCCCCCGCTCCCCCCGATTCTGGAACGTACCGCTCGCGGAGCGAGCGTTACGTTCCAAGATCGGGGAGACCGACGGCGGCGGTGGCGGCCGTGCGGGTCGCCGTACGGCGCTGGCTGGCGGCGCATCCGCAACCCGACGAGCTGACCGTCGCCGTGAGCGGCGGCGCGGACTCGCTTGCGCTGTGCAGCGCGGCGCTGCTCGAGGCGCGCGGCCGGATCGCCGTCCACGCCGTCACGGTCGACCACCAGCTGCAGGAGGGCTCCGCGCAACGCGCCGAGGCCGTAAGCCTGTGGGCAGTAGACGCCGGGTGTGCGTCCGCGCAGGTCGTGACCGTCGACGTCGGTACCCGCGGCGGGCCGGAGGCAGCGGCTCGCGACGCGCGCTACTCGGCTCTACGGCAGGTAGGTCGCGGCGACGTCCTGCTGGGCCACACGCTCGACGACCAGGCGGAGTCGGTGCTGCTCGGTCTAGGCCGCGGCTCGGGACGCCGATCGCTGCAGGGCATGGCGCCGTACGACGCTCCCTGGGGACGTCCGCTGCTGGGCACGAGGCGCGCGCAGACCCGGCAGTACTGCGCCGACCTCCAGCTGCCCGTGTGGGACGACCCTCACAACGACGACCCGCGCTTCACCCGCGTGCGACTGCGCAGGCAGGCGCTGCCGCTGCTCGAGGAGATCCTGGGCGGGGGAGTCGCGGAGGCTCTGGCCCGCACCGCCGGACAGCTGCGGGAGGACGACCCGCGGGCGGACGTGGCCGCGATCCTTGAGCTGGTCGGCGCCGTCCAGCTCGACGCCAAGACGCTGGCCCGGTTCACCGAGGGAACGCGCCGCGCGGTGATCAAGCAGTGGCTCGACGACCGACTGGGTGGGCCCTGCACCTCCGCACATGTCGTCGCCGTCGACGGGCTCGTCGCCCGGTACCGCGGCCAGGGCCCGGTGTACCTCCCGGGCGGTAGCCGCGTGATTCGCGAGCGTGGCAGGATCAGTCATGCGCCCGCCGACTCCAGTGGCCGGGCGGCACCCCGCACCAGACCGACG
This region of Blastococcus sp. Marseille-P5729 genomic DNA includes:
- a CDS encoding HNH endonuclease signature motif containing protein, which translates into the protein MSAVDDQHKNDGLTTAPFPTIVTSPADVASPPLSTGDRSEAREDRAMPSGAETPDGACGAAADLSTPVDAAPPADATAPTDASAEPDWAVQAAASPGDAERLWLASDSARELDRSLDEAFAHLQRGYELLLGIGEEGELGALGPDRLITMAQRLEAHRTRLIMVDSYVIEAATEDRLQDHVCASSIPLALCQVLHISSAEANARAKRAQQLLPQNGFSSGTTPPTLPLLADAVRDGAGVSSGQVDVICKAMARVAQNPEVDHQQRELAERLLVHQAAGLTHKELETAAEKVEEVINPDGTLPSDEVATARRGVMIGPEGRDGTHKISGALTREGKALFDAAIGPFTAPHPADANGPDDRTAAQRTHDGLQDACQRLLELAGAPASGGTAATVHITIDLDRLIEAIARLRDDPSGRTTAQQAAGRIAGGGQLTINEILRLARDATLIPVWISNIHGIVAYGRDRRTASPAQTHALIARDGGCSFPGCQAPPDWCQRHHVIAWWSGGHTDLDNLTLVCGYHHREFERRGWAVDIINGIPVWTPPAWLDPEQKPQINARIKIPCHTEITHLADSVRQAQRDRAERQRALGGGRDPGDPADPLGLLGGLLDPGEDIDEFIQLIAAHIPTEQRDAFYRDAADLITTHLPAASTRS
- the ppk2 gene encoding polyphosphate kinase 2; translated protein: MTGENGNGKKKRMDRELYETELLRLQAKLVDMQEWVKTTGARVVVLFEGRDAAGKGGTIKRVAEYLNPRLTRIAALPTPTERQKTQWYFQRYVAELPAAGEIVLFDRSWYNRAGVEHVMGYCTSSEYQRFLHQCPIFERMLVEDGIMLHKYWFSVSEKEQYKRFESRLTDPMRRWKLSPTDIESLDRFEEYSRAKDAMLVHTDIPEAPWNIVEAEDKRRARINMIAHLLTQVPYEEIQRPPLKLPKRPKSKGYERPARELQRTVPDYAAEIESAAGK
- a CDS encoding slipin family protein — protein: MGLLKVNVPARHSAVVYRKGRLQAVLGSGAHRKQPRDRVRLVDLRERLLTVAPQEVPTADGVPVKVSASVQWSVRDPQRFLEYAADPEAMLYLATQIAVREAVAPVSLEQVIGRSAVDSASLSASVAPAAEAIGAIAAVVVRDVIVPGALREAALEVASAKQRGAARLEEARAETAALRSLANGARLLDDSPALERLRLVQAAGYGAQLVLHLDRKDDEK
- a CDS encoding DUF3817 domain-containing protein yields the protein MTNVNDKLADDAAARGTKPDDKLAARREALRAKRSDPEAGTRTALRNYRISAWIVGVPLALLFLVAMPLKYLADNGTWVTIIGIAHGWLYMIYIACTAMLALKRRWPIVQTLLVVLGGTIPLVSFWTEHVVHKKVTSNESGW
- a CDS encoding inorganic diphosphatase codes for the protein MEYEVLIEIPKGSRNKYEVDHETGRVALDRYLYTSMGYPTDYGFFVDTLADDGDPLDALVLLPEPLFPGCHLRARPVAMYKMRDEAGGDDKVLCVPAGDPRWDHIQDLADVPQAELDTIQHFFEHYKDLEPGKMVEGSDWVGRDEAVRVIAESVDAFNAASETPLRPAVEEMDLGPDGDHEKQISDNER
- the dacB gene encoding D-alanyl-D-alanine carboxypeptidase/D-alanyl-D-alanine-endopeptidase, producing MAETDPRGPIRGWAPVRALGSAGAVLLAAVVGVGGVVGIAALAGPTNSDSAADGGGSQATPTVSLPANPAPPEVLAGLDANAPTPTAAGIQQALAVPMSDPVLGTLAAQVIDPGSGITLLEQGAQTAMQPGSTMKLYTAAAAASVLEPGMRITTSVVRGTNPTEITIVAGGDPTLSSQPTSTYNPGAATIAQLAEQLTAAGVTQVTKVTVDNSVFEGPATAEGWGSGDAPSTYAAPIYPVMVDGGRTDPADDRSMRHGDPDLETARQLAAALGSPGAVVERGVADPTATQVASVQSAPIEQLIEQMIVHSDNVLAECIGRLVARELGQPATFQGAVAAVTSTMTQLGVDLTGFAGYDASGLSQLNTTSAGSIGSLMSIVSSGQHPTLDVVDSALAVAGYSGTLSTRYEAGSATEGAGRVRGKTGTLTGVSSLAGTVLTSDGRILVFSFISNGGGDTTAVRAALDEIAATLAACGCR
- a CDS encoding zinc-dependent metalloprotease encodes the protein MSAEVFIDWGVAARSAKQLVNPGPRVSLDEARAAVRELEDAAARADAYVSEVTGIAHPVYDAPTVVVDRASWIDLNAESLDGLMAPLVRKLTAKAKTSGVGRAIGSRVTGAEAGVLLSFMASRVLGQYDVFGREGGRLLLVAPNVIDAEQKMDVDPRDFRLWVCIHEVTHRLQFTANPWLEGYMRGLIEEFVEVSNLDPDSVRDQLKELASNIKARRLSDDDDDAPRGLLALAGSPEQRDVLDRMTAAMSLLEGHAEYVMDEVGSDVIPTVASIRRKFTARRKGRSPLDRFFRKLLGLEAKMKQYAEGRHFVDGVVREVGMAGFNRVWTSPETLPTRAELGDPAAWISRVRPHGRIDAATDVTDENGNTTRHFTVPRNRDHVPMGEQTTGEAEIIVERRIEDR
- the tilS gene encoding tRNA lysidine(34) synthetase TilS gives rise to the protein MRVAVRRWLAAHPQPDELTVAVSGGADSLALCSAALLEARGRIAVHAVTVDHQLQEGSAQRAEAVSLWAVDAGCASAQVVTVDVGTRGGPEAAARDARYSALRQVGRGDVLLGHTLDDQAESVLLGLGRGSGRRSLQGMAPYDAPWGRPLLGTRRAQTRQYCADLQLPVWDDPHNDDPRFTRVRLRRQALPLLEEILGGGVAEALARTAGQLREDDPRADVAAILELVGAVQLDAKTLARFTEGTRRAVIKQWLDDRLGGPCTSAHVVAVDGLVARYRGQGPVYLPGGSRVIRERGRISHAPADSSGRAAPRTRPT